A portion of the Ricinus communis isolate WT05 ecotype wild-type chromosome 10, ASM1957865v1, whole genome shotgun sequence genome contains these proteins:
- the LOC8263224 gene encoding uncharacterized protein LOC8263224 isoform X1 has translation MNSILLPLSLVFQFPSFHFSPRHRLQAQYTSTSCVGHRVHFISSFSHLFPSNSRYSLHTHQSSIGATVPSNDEGPVSVIHFEDFIEKDWSFLDFEDLNSKEHKQKVGQIISAGEIEETSRILVSIGSEEFVDQLVDTSPKSHLFVVHDSLFLLAMIKEKYDKVKCWQGELIHVPEKWAPLDVVFLYFLPVLPFKLDQVFGTLAQRCSQGARVIVSHLQGREVLEKQRKQYQDVIVSELPDKMTLQNVAANNSFQVTEYVDEPGLYLAVLRFSGARN, from the exons ATGAATTCTATTCTATTGCCTTTATCTCTTGTTTTTCAGTTTCCTTCCTTCCATTTTTCACCTCGTCATCGGTTACAAGCTCAATATACTTCCACTAGTTGTGTTGGTCATCGTGTTcatttcatttcttctttttctcactTGTTCCCATCCAATTCACGTTATTCCTTGCACACTCACCAGTCGTCAATTGGCGCTACAGTTCCTTCAAATGATGAGGGACCTGTATCTGTAATCCACTTTGaagattttattgaaaaagacTGGTCATTTCTTGATTTTGAGGACTTAAATTCCAAAGAGCATAAACAAAAAGTTGGCCAGATAATTTCTGCAGGAGAGATTGAAGAGACTTCAAGGATTTTGGTCTCAATTGGCTCAGAAGAATTTGTGGATCAGCTGGTTGATACATCACCCAAAAGTCATTTGTTTGTTGTCCATGATTCACTTTTTCTATTAGCTAtgatcaaagaaaaatatgacaAAGTTAAATGTTGGCAAGGGGAGCTGATCCATGTGCCAGAAAAGTGGGCTCCTTTGGATGTTGTATTTCTCTATTTTCTGCCAGTCTTGCCCTTTAAACTTGACCAGGTCTTTGGGACACTCGCGCAGCGTTGCTCACAAG GTGCGAGAGTGATCGTTAGCCATCTGCAGGGAAGGGAAGTGTTAGAGAAACAACGGAAACAATACCAAGATGTTATAGTTTCTGAGTTGCCTGATAAGATGACCTTGCAGAATGTTGCAGCTAATAATTCTTTTCAGGTGACTGAATATGTAGATGAGCCAGGATTGTATCTTGCTGTTTTACGATTTTCTGGGGCAAGAaactga
- the LOC8263224 gene encoding uncharacterized protein LOC8263224 isoform X3: MNSILLPLSLVFQFPSFHFSPRHRLQAQYTSTSCVGHRVHFISSFSHLFPSNSRYSLHTHQSSIGATVPSNDEGPVSVIHFEDFIEKDWSFLDFEDLNSKEHKQKVGQIISAGEIEETSRILVSIGSEEFVDQLVDTSPKSHLFVVHDSLFLLAMIKEKYDKVKCWQGELIHVPEKWAPLDVVFLYFLPVLPFKLDQVFGTLAQRCSQGARVIVSHLQGREVLEKQRKQYQDVIVSELPDKMTLQNVAANNSFQRAW, encoded by the exons ATGAATTCTATTCTATTGCCTTTATCTCTTGTTTTTCAGTTTCCTTCCTTCCATTTTTCACCTCGTCATCGGTTACAAGCTCAATATACTTCCACTAGTTGTGTTGGTCATCGTGTTcatttcatttcttctttttctcactTGTTCCCATCCAATTCACGTTATTCCTTGCACACTCACCAGTCGTCAATTGGCGCTACAGTTCCTTCAAATGATGAGGGACCTGTATCTGTAATCCACTTTGaagattttattgaaaaagacTGGTCATTTCTTGATTTTGAGGACTTAAATTCCAAAGAGCATAAACAAAAAGTTGGCCAGATAATTTCTGCAGGAGAGATTGAAGAGACTTCAAGGATTTTGGTCTCAATTGGCTCAGAAGAATTTGTGGATCAGCTGGTTGATACATCACCCAAAAGTCATTTGTTTGTTGTCCATGATTCACTTTTTCTATTAGCTAtgatcaaagaaaaatatgacaAAGTTAAATGTTGGCAAGGGGAGCTGATCCATGTGCCAGAAAAGTGGGCTCCTTTGGATGTTGTATTTCTCTATTTTCTGCCAGTCTTGCCCTTTAAACTTGACCAGGTCTTTGGGACACTCGCGCAGCGTTGCTCACAAG GTGCGAGAGTGATCGTTAGCCATCTGCAGGGAAGGGAAGTGTTAGAGAAACAACGGAAACAATACCAAGATGTTATAGTTTCTGAGTTGCCTGATAAGATGACCTTGCAGAATGTTGCAGCTAATAATTCTTTTCAG AGAGCTTGGTGA
- the LOC8263224 gene encoding uncharacterized protein LOC8263224 isoform X2, with translation MNSILLPLSLVFQFPSFHFSPRHRLQAQYTSTSCVGHRVHFISSFSHLFPSNSRYSLHTHQSSIGATVPSNDEGPVSVIHFEDFIEKDWSFLDFEDLNSKEHKQKVGQIISAGEIEETSRILVSIGSEEFVDQLVDTSPKSHLFVVHDSLFLLAMIKEKYDKVKCWQGELIHVPEKWAPLDVVFLYFLPVLPFKLDQVFGTLAQRCSQGARVIVSHLQGREVLEKQRKQYQDVIVSELPDKMTLQNVAANNSFQQRAW, from the exons ATGAATTCTATTCTATTGCCTTTATCTCTTGTTTTTCAGTTTCCTTCCTTCCATTTTTCACCTCGTCATCGGTTACAAGCTCAATATACTTCCACTAGTTGTGTTGGTCATCGTGTTcatttcatttcttctttttctcactTGTTCCCATCCAATTCACGTTATTCCTTGCACACTCACCAGTCGTCAATTGGCGCTACAGTTCCTTCAAATGATGAGGGACCTGTATCTGTAATCCACTTTGaagattttattgaaaaagacTGGTCATTTCTTGATTTTGAGGACTTAAATTCCAAAGAGCATAAACAAAAAGTTGGCCAGATAATTTCTGCAGGAGAGATTGAAGAGACTTCAAGGATTTTGGTCTCAATTGGCTCAGAAGAATTTGTGGATCAGCTGGTTGATACATCACCCAAAAGTCATTTGTTTGTTGTCCATGATTCACTTTTTCTATTAGCTAtgatcaaagaaaaatatgacaAAGTTAAATGTTGGCAAGGGGAGCTGATCCATGTGCCAGAAAAGTGGGCTCCTTTGGATGTTGTATTTCTCTATTTTCTGCCAGTCTTGCCCTTTAAACTTGACCAGGTCTTTGGGACACTCGCGCAGCGTTGCTCACAAG GTGCGAGAGTGATCGTTAGCCATCTGCAGGGAAGGGAAGTGTTAGAGAAACAACGGAAACAATACCAAGATGTTATAGTTTCTGAGTTGCCTGATAAGATGACCTTGCAGAATGTTGCAGCTAATAATTCTTTTCAG CAGAGAGCTTGGTGA